A region of Polyodon spathula isolate WHYD16114869_AA chromosome 4, ASM1765450v1, whole genome shotgun sequence DNA encodes the following proteins:
- the LOC121314055 gene encoding DNA repair protein XRCC2-like, with translation MTHDFRQTETGTELLARLEGRHSLKSLEPRIFAGEGFPVQGDVIEFHGAEGTGKTETLYHLVSRCILPTAAGGLEVEVMFIDTDSHFDMLRLVSVLEKRLPQSSEETVRQCLQRLFLVHCSSTVQLLLTLHYLENMLCTRPALCLLLVDSISAFYWIDRNSGGESLAQQEASLRKCTEFLEKLLSDYHLVLFASTQAIMQGCTLEASTAEAGMPWRQRPSANAGYSKPYLCRSWQRMVTHKMVFSKTDTLKDDKQVFSIVSSHTKSKVTRRCSFLITEGGAQFL, from the exons ATGACACACGATTTTAGACAGACTGAGACCGGCACTGAG CTGCTTGCTAGACTTGAGGGTAGACATTCTCTGAAAAGCCTTGAACCACGGATTTTTGCTGGAGAAGGATTTCCAGTTCAAG GTGACGTCATTGAGTTCCATGGTGCGGAAGGAACAGGGAAGACAGAGACTTTGTATCACCTGGTGTCCCGCTGCATACTCCCGACTGCAGCAGGAGGGCTGGAAGTGGAAGTCATGTTTATTGACACAGACTCCCACTTTGACATGCTCCGGTTAGTGAGCGTCCTGGAAAAGCGTCTGCCCCAGAGCTCCGAGGAGACAGTCCGACAGTGCCTGCAGAGACTCTTCCTTGTGCACTGCAGCAGCACTGTCCAGCTGCTGCTCACACTCCACTACCTGGAGAACATGCTCTGCACTCGCCCTGCCCTCTGCCTGCTGTTAGTGGACAGCATCTCCGCTTTCTACTGGATCGACAGGAACAGCGGCGGAGAGAGCCTGGCCCAGCAGGAGGCCAGTCTTAGGAAGTGCACAGAGTTTCTGGAGAAGCTGCTTAGTGACTACCATTTAGTGCTGTTTGCAAGCACACAGGCCATCATGCAGGGGTGTACACTAGAGGCATCCACAGCAGAGGCAGGCATGCCCTGGAGGCAGAGGCCAAGCGCCAACGCCGGATATAGCAAGCCGTATCTTTGTAGGTCGTGGCAGAGGATGGTCACTCATAAAATGGTGTTTTCAAAAACAGACACTTTAAAAGACGACAAGCAAGTTTTCTCTATTGTTTCCTCCCACACCAAAAGCAAAGTTACAAGGAGGTGTTCTTTTCTTATTACAGAGGGCGGCGCGCAGTTTCTGTGA